One genomic region from Streptomyces sp. NBC_01304 encodes:
- the ligA gene encoding NAD-dependent DNA ligase LigA has product MAGEQHAQSTSVPSEAREKHAQLAEQIEEHRFRYYVNDQPVVSDAEFDKLLRSLEALEEQYGELRTPDSPTQKVAGAYETEFTSVQHRERMLSLDNAFDDEELAAWAERVAKDVGTPDFHFLCELKVDGLAVNLTYEDGKLTRAATRGDGRTGEDITPNVRTISDIPDRLKGDRIPPLVEIRGEVYFPMEKFEELNARLVEGGDKPFANPRNAAAGSLRQKDPRVTATRPLHMVVHGIGAREGFDIDRLSQAYDLLQEWGLPTAQHNKVVNSVEEVREFIGYIGENRHSVVEHEIDGVVVKLDEIPLQGRLGATSRAPRWAIAWKFPPEEVNTKLVDIRVGVGRTGRVTPYAVVEPVTVAGSEVEFATLHNQEVVKAKGVFIGDTVVLRKAGDVIPEILGPVADLRDGSEREFVMPAECPECATPLRPMKEGDIDLRCPNSRSCPAQLRERLFYLAGRKCLDIENFGYVAATALTQPLEPSDPPLRDESDLFDLTVEQLLPIKSYVLDQDTGIPKRDPKTGEEKVVTFFANQKGEPKTNTLAMLKNIAEAKDRPLARVLTGLSIRHVGPVAAEALAREFRSMERIEEAGEEELAAVEGVGPTIAASLKQWFEEDWHREIIRKWRAAGVRMEEEGAEDEGPRPLEGLTVVVTGTLQGHTRDGAKDALQSRGAKVTGSVSKKTSFVVVGDNPGSKYDKAMQVKVPVLNEEGFAVLLEQGPDAAREVALPTEE; this is encoded by the coding sequence GTGGCCGGCGAACAGCACGCACAGAGCACATCGGTGCCCAGCGAGGCACGCGAGAAGCACGCGCAGCTCGCTGAGCAGATCGAGGAGCACCGCTTCCGGTACTACGTGAACGACCAACCGGTCGTCAGCGACGCCGAGTTCGACAAGCTGCTGCGCTCCCTCGAGGCCTTGGAGGAGCAGTACGGCGAACTGCGCACCCCCGACTCACCGACCCAGAAGGTGGCCGGTGCGTACGAGACCGAGTTCACCTCGGTCCAGCACCGCGAGCGGATGCTCTCCCTGGACAACGCCTTCGACGACGAGGAGCTCGCCGCCTGGGCCGAGCGCGTCGCCAAGGACGTCGGCACCCCGGACTTCCACTTCCTGTGCGAGCTGAAGGTCGACGGCCTCGCGGTCAACCTCACCTACGAGGACGGCAAGTTGACCCGCGCCGCCACCCGCGGCGACGGCCGCACCGGCGAGGACATCACACCGAATGTCCGGACGATCTCCGACATCCCGGACCGCCTCAAGGGTGACCGGATTCCGCCCCTCGTCGAGATCCGCGGCGAGGTCTATTTCCCGATGGAGAAGTTCGAGGAGCTCAACGCCCGCCTGGTGGAGGGCGGCGACAAGCCCTTCGCCAACCCGCGCAACGCCGCGGCGGGTTCGCTCCGCCAGAAGGACCCGCGCGTCACCGCGACCCGCCCGCTGCACATGGTCGTGCACGGCATCGGCGCCCGCGAGGGCTTCGACATCGACCGCCTTTCGCAGGCCTACGACCTGCTCCAGGAGTGGGGACTGCCGACCGCACAGCACAACAAGGTGGTGAACTCCGTCGAGGAAGTGCGGGAGTTCATCGGCTACATCGGTGAGAACCGGCACTCCGTGGTGGAGCACGAGATCGACGGCGTCGTCGTCAAGCTCGACGAGATCCCGCTGCAGGGCCGCCTCGGCGCCACCTCGCGCGCCCCGCGCTGGGCGATCGCCTGGAAGTTCCCGCCCGAGGAGGTCAACACCAAGCTGGTCGACATCCGCGTGGGCGTCGGCCGCACCGGCCGCGTCACGCCGTACGCGGTGGTCGAGCCGGTCACCGTGGCCGGCTCGGAGGTCGAGTTCGCGACCCTGCACAACCAGGAAGTCGTGAAGGCCAAGGGCGTGTTCATCGGCGACACCGTCGTGCTGCGCAAGGCCGGGGACGTCATCCCGGAGATCCTCGGGCCGGTCGCCGACCTGCGCGACGGCAGCGAGCGCGAGTTCGTGATGCCCGCCGAGTGCCCGGAGTGCGCGACTCCGCTCAGGCCGATGAAGGAGGGGGACATCGACCTGCGCTGCCCCAACTCCCGGTCCTGCCCTGCCCAGTTGCGCGAGCGCCTGTTCTATCTGGCGGGCCGCAAGTGCCTCGACATCGAGAACTTCGGGTACGTCGCCGCCACCGCCCTCACCCAGCCCCTGGAGCCCTCCGACCCGCCGCTGCGCGACGAGAGCGACCTCTTCGACCTCACCGTCGAACAGCTCCTGCCGATCAAGTCGTACGTACTGGATCAGGACACCGGCATCCCCAAGCGGGACCCGAAGACCGGCGAGGAGAAGGTCGTCACCTTCTTCGCCAACCAGAAGGGCGAGCCCAAGACCAACACCCTCGCGATGCTGAAGAACATCGCGGAGGCCAAGGACCGCCCGCTCGCCCGCGTCCTCACGGGCCTGTCGATCCGTCATGTCGGCCCCGTCGCCGCCGAGGCGCTGGCCAGGGAGTTCCGCTCCATGGAGCGCATCGAGGAGGCGGGCGAGGAGGAGCTCGCCGCCGTCGAGGGCGTCGGACCGACCATCGCCGCCTCGCTCAAGCAGTGGTTCGAGGAGGACTGGCACCGCGAAATCATCCGCAAGTGGCGGGCCGCGGGCGTCCGTATGGAGGAGGAGGGCGCAGAGGACGAAGGACCGCGCCCGCTCGAAGGTCTGACAGTGGTTGTCACAGGCACTCTGCAGGGCCATACGCGCGATGGCGCGAAAGATGCGCTGCAGAGCCGTGGCGCCAAGGTGACCGGATCCGTGTCGAAAAAGACGTCATTTGTGGTCGTCGGCGACAACCCCGGCTCCAAGTACGACAAGGCGATGCAGGTCAAAGTGCCGGTTCTGAACGAAGAGGGCTTCGCCGTCCTGCTCGAACAAGGACCCGACGCCGCGCGGGAAGTTGCGCTTCCGACCGAGGAGTAG
- a CDS encoding methionine synthase, which translates to MSDESKINWGPATGIGSMPGGDAREAAKTVTGTFEDFPYLPELPARGPGADMIGRTAGLLVEVYARVEPSGWRIGDRPGMDTRRARSWLREDLDALEEFTQGYEGPLKVQAVGPWTLAAALERRNGEAALGDPGACRDLAGSLAEGLGAHLADVRRRIPGARPVLQLDEPSLTAVLRGHIKTASGYRTHRAVDRQVVEDTLRELIEASGVPVVVHSCAPDVPFALLRRAGVEGVSFDAGLLTERDEDTIGEAVEAGTQLFAGVVPSTDAALSDPASNVSGVRTLWRRLGLNPGSLAGSVVVTPSCGLAGASPAYARKALAQCVRAARSLADNPE; encoded by the coding sequence GTGAGCGACGAAAGCAAGATCAACTGGGGTCCGGCCACCGGCATCGGCTCGATGCCCGGCGGTGACGCCCGTGAAGCCGCGAAGACCGTGACCGGGACCTTCGAGGACTTCCCGTATCTCCCCGAGCTGCCCGCCCGAGGGCCCGGTGCCGACATGATCGGGCGGACCGCCGGGCTGCTCGTCGAGGTGTACGCGCGCGTGGAGCCCAGCGGGTGGCGGATCGGGGACCGGCCCGGGATGGACACCCGGCGGGCCCGGTCCTGGCTGCGGGAGGACCTCGACGCCCTCGAAGAGTTCACGCAGGGGTACGAGGGCCCGTTGAAGGTCCAGGCCGTCGGGCCCTGGACGCTCGCCGCCGCCCTGGAGCGCAGGAACGGCGAGGCCGCGCTCGGCGACCCCGGCGCCTGCCGTGATCTCGCGGGCTCGCTGGCCGAGGGCCTCGGCGCGCATCTCGCCGACGTACGCAGGCGGATCCCCGGCGCCCGGCCCGTGCTGCAGCTCGACGAGCCGTCCCTGACGGCGGTCCTGCGCGGGCACATCAAGACCGCCAGCGGCTACCGCACCCACCGCGCCGTCGACCGCCAGGTCGTCGAGGACACCCTGCGCGAGTTGATCGAGGCGAGCGGCGTCCCCGTCGTCGTCCACTCCTGCGCGCCCGACGTGCCGTTCGCACTGCTGCGCCGGGCCGGTGTCGAGGGCGTCTCGTTCGATGCCGGACTTCTCACTGAGCGTGACGAGGACACCATCGGCGAGGCCGTGGAGGCCGGCACGCAGCTGTTCGCGGGAGTCGTGCCGTCCACCGACGCCGCATTGTCAGACCCTGCCAGTAACGTCAGTGGTGTCAGGACGCTGTGGCGCAGGCTGGGGCTGAATCCGGGATCGCTCGCGGGATCGGTCGTGGTCACGCCGTCGTGCGGACTCGCGGGGGCCTCTCCCGCGTACGCCCGCAAGGCGCTCGCGCAGTGCGTCCGGGCGGCGAGATCACTCGCGGACAACCCTGAGTAA
- a CDS encoding SDR family oxidoreductase codes for MATHVITGAGSGIGAAVARRLHARGDDLVLFARNAGRAKELAAEFPGASTVVGDLAEPERLSWAFSHQTLPDRVDTLLHIAGVADLGSVGELTPKIWQAQLNANLVSPAEITRHLLPQLRVSQGQVLFVNSGAGLAAHADWSAYAASKHGLKALADSLRHEEKPNGVRVTSVYPGRTASPMQAKIHQQEGREYDAARWIDPESVATTILMAIDLPRDAEVNDLTVRPGKP; via the coding sequence TGGCTACACATGTGATCACCGGAGCAGGTTCGGGTATCGGCGCCGCCGTCGCGCGTCGACTGCACGCGCGGGGCGACGACCTCGTCCTCTTCGCCCGCAACGCCGGCCGCGCCAAGGAGCTGGCCGCCGAGTTCCCCGGTGCGAGCACCGTCGTCGGCGACCTCGCCGAGCCGGAGCGGCTCTCCTGGGCCTTCTCGCACCAGACGCTGCCGGACCGGGTCGACACCCTGCTGCACATCGCGGGCGTCGCCGACCTCGGCTCCGTCGGCGAGCTCACGCCGAAGATCTGGCAGGCCCAGCTCAACGCCAACCTGGTCTCACCGGCCGAGATCACCCGGCACCTGCTGCCCCAACTCCGCGTCTCCCAGGGGCAGGTGCTCTTCGTGAACTCGGGCGCGGGTCTGGCGGCGCACGCCGACTGGTCCGCGTACGCGGCCTCCAAGCACGGCCTGAAGGCTCTCGCCGACTCGCTGCGCCACGAGGAGAAGCCGAACGGCGTCCGCGTCACCTCGGTCTACCCGGGCCGCACCGCGAGCCCCATGCAGGCCAAGATCCACCAGCAGGAGGGCAGGGAGTACGACGCCGCACGCTGGATCGACCCGGAGTCGGTGGCGACCACGATCCTCATGGCGATCGATCTGCCGCGGGACGCCGAGGTCAACGACCTGACGGTGCGGCCCGGGAAGCCGTAG